The genome window TCTGTAACTGGTTTTGCTTGTTGGTGTTGACAGGATATGAGGCGCGTGCGTGATTCTCCTCAGTGTGCCATCTGTGAGTTTATGATGAAGGAGCTTGAGAGTATGGTTCAGGATCACACAACTGAGGTACGAGGCCACCTATGACATTCTCTTATTTGCCAGACTGCCAGAACAAATGGACTGAAGACTTGAGtttatcataattttttgttttcagcaaGAAATCGTGCAGGCTGTGGAGAAGGTGTGCGACGTCTTGCCCTCCAGCCTCACCGCTCAGTGCAAGGACCTGATTGAAGCCTATGGACAGGCCATCGTTGAACTGCTGGTGCAGGAGGCTGACCCCAAAACCATCTGCACTTTTCTCAGCCTCTGCAAGGAGGCCAGCCGCACTTTTATCTGTACGTGTCAACAATGCATGCCTCCTTTTTTATCGCAGTATTCTTGAGGTTCTAGTTCAGGTTTGAATGAGACATTTTGTGTTTGCTATTGCAGCTGTAATGGACAAGACCAGATATGAGGCGGGTGGTTTCTGTGACGTGTGTAAGATGGCAGTGCGTTACGTGGATGGCATCCTCGAGCAGAACGCCACTCAGGCTCAGATCGAAGAGGCCGTGAGGAAGGTCTGCAACTTCCTGCCTGACGCTGTCAAAGACGAGGTGCCTATTTCGAAAAACTTTCATTTGCATATTACACATCTGCTTGCCACATGAGTAAAATGGAGAATATTGATGAAAAAGTTCACATTGCAGGTTTGAACTTGAGCTAGCAATAGCATAGTAGTATAATAAAAGGACTGGTCATACTGATctggtaaaataaaaaatgaccaaaCGGAACTATGTAATCAGTCAGGAGTTTGTGACTGACATGTGTTCTCTCTCTGCAGTGTGATCAGCTCATTGAGCAGTATGAACCTCTGCTGgtacagctgctgctccagACACTGGATCCCGACTTTGTCTGCATGGTGAGAGTACTCTCTCATGCTCTCTTTAACATGGTATCATATGTTTGTGTCTCTGACTTTTTGTGTGTTATGGTGTACAGAAGCTGGGAGCGTGTCCAGAGGCAGTGCAAAGACTGCTGGGATTGGATCAGTGCAGCTGGGGACCAGCTTACTGGTGTAAGAACGTGGAGACCGCTTCACGCTGTAATGTGAGTGTTCATATAGCATCGTCCATACAGGGCTAGTCAAATCATGATTAAATGCATTAATAGtcaaatgtttggtttaaaagcATCTTACTCTGTGTGTTGTAGGCATTGGAGCACTGCAGGCGCCACGTATGGAGTTAAAGGATGTGCCGAACATTCCAGAACTATCTTGGGAAACGGAAGGAGAATTACTGTAGCTCTGCTTTCCTGTAGTCAaatcaataattgttttttgtttttaattttgacaGATTTAAATGCCATCATAGCAGATTTAAAAGCCTACTGTCAGGGACTGCACAGcttttgagaaaaatatttttgggggggcAGGGGGTTTGAAGGAGTGTGAGTAACAGGTGAGGCTATATGGGAAATAATTGCACTGAAACTGGCATTTGTGCTTTCTAaaggggatttttttttttagttttaaaatgttgttttagatgtaagTTGTAACTTCAAATATGCACAGAAAGTCTTGTGAGAGAAGTGTAGTTGGTGCCTTCATGATGAGAAGGGTCTGAGGAATGAGACAGAAATGTGTCTTGACAGTTTTCGGACTCCCTGATATCCCTGCCTCTTGAACTGATGTAAACTGAGAACAAATCACCTGTGAGGCCACTGACTTTTTAATGGATAACATTTTGATCCTAATGGTAATTGATTCTCTTTAACTTGTCATTGTTGTGTCTGTTATTAATGAGTTTTGGGGAAAAGTCTGACTTGTCTCTTCTGACCTTCATACTAATTGATCTTTCATCGCTCactaaatgttttcaataatGATCCGGTTTTATCTTGTGCTTCACTTTGAACATTGTcttctgttttaaacaaatgaaattaaacCGACCTAAATCCatttctttgtggttttgttttatataccACCTTTGTTTACATGGTTTAAGCCTTATGCAAATGACACAGATCTCTACATCTCCTTAAATTAACaagaatgtatatttaaaaagctTGCAATAAATTTAGATCTATGGCTTCCTGCAATAAACACTATGGCCTGGTTTCAAAGACAATgcttagtttaaaccaggactatgccttagttggaTTAGGACATTTGactcacttttataaaaatattttcgaaAGAAACATTACCTTGTGTGCATCTTCAGACAAAACAATGGTTATTTTCAGTTGAGACCGGTTCATCATTCATTTAAGTCTGGGACTTGTCTTTAGCCTTGTTTGTGGAACCGGGCCTATATTTTATCCCTATATTTAAGTGTCATGCTTGCAAATGCATATTTACAGAAATTTTTGGAAATCCCATTTTGTGTGGAAAGTTTTGAAGCATTTATTTCAGGCCCCAGGTCTGTTCACATTGATCAATGATAGTCCACTACTTTGTACAGCATTTTTAAGTTGTTGCGACAATTCATAGTGTCCAGTGATTTTTATTTGGCTGCTGTTTGGTTTAAGGTTTAAAGCTTTAGTAGAGAAATTGTTTTGCTgcttataaaaaacataaaggaGAAAAGGCACCACAACCGACGTGGAGTGGACTTCCGACATTCATTTGATGTCAGTGCTTCACTATAAAAAGTGATTTGTCAATAAAAACAGCAATCAGTTATAGCACCATACCTTGATACAATCATGTTCATTTGGGgctggtttcccagacagggattgGATTAAAACAGGATTAGCCCTTTGTTAAACTGCTACATTTAAACAGTCTTTTACAAGCATGCCTGACAAAAAGGAGTGTGCATTTTGAAAcgaaacaatggcactgatgtatttcAAGATATTTCCGTTGAAGCGGTTCTCAGTTTAGACaacttaaacatttattttagtctagggcTAGTCTATAACCTAAAACCCGTTGAAACATTGCAAATGTTTTTGGCAGTAATGGATTGGAAATGGCTTGATACgtctcaaaaatataaaaacaaatctataaGTCCAAATAAAAAGCTCATAGATTTAACAACATAGCATCTTCAGCGTCTATAttcagtttacagtttaaatataaaatgaaacatctaaaaaaaacattccacaaACTTCACACATTACAGCACCACAGGCCGATTCAGAGGTAGAGGTTAAAGATTCAGATTGCACACTCGGCTGTAAATATATGACGCATATCTGTATAGCTTAAAATGTCACTTCCATCGATTGATCCGCCGTAGCTGCACGTAAGCAAGAATCAAACACGTGCACATGATGCCTGCCAGAGCTACCTGATTCTGCCAGAAACCCCATGTGCTGTAGTCTATCTCCTGACGATCAAGATACATTTCACCAGTCATCCTGCCAACAACACAAGCACCTTCATTTACTTCTGTCTCATACACTGAACTATGATTTAGATTGACTTCAGTAGACGGTCTTACGTGGTAAAGTTACTGGTGAAGACTTGATCCTTCAACTCATTGACAGCAAGTGCCTAATGGAAAGagttagttttattaaatgaaccTGCAAATAGACACCATAAGGACATAAAAATTCCTTCAGTATTAACTCAACCTgaaaaatttaacattttaaacgtTTGGAACAACGTGATTTTTGGTGAAATATTCCTTACATTGTAGCCATATCGGAACATACTGGCCCACTTAAGCCATGACATCCAGCTCAACATTGAATTCAGATTGACTAGGAAACCGCCAAACACCTGAGAACACACAGAGGCTAGTAAACATCTGCCGGGATGAACTGACCTCAGATATTGCTGCAGGCTTTATATACTTAGCACATGACAAAAACTTCTGGGTTCATTTGTAAAGGGATGAATAAACTCACCATCATAAAGACAAATGGAATAGCAATGAGGATGTTAGCCATGGCGAAGGAGCCAACGCTGGCACTGACCAGAAAGGCCAGACTCACGGCTGACAGACTGATCAGACTCATAGTGAGACAGTACAGAAAGAAAGCCTCCACATCCGGCTTCAGACCTGCACACAGACAGAACGGTTTTCAATCTCTTGTCAGTGAAAAAATGGGACTAATACCCCACCTTCAAAAAAAGTGAGAAGTTGAGGTCAAAGTTCACCGCTGTCCGCTCAGTCTCAGCACCGCTACTCACCCATCATGAAGTACGGGATGGCAGAGAAAATGAATACAGGAAGGATGCGGTTTGGTAGGAGGTCAGCGAACACCTTAGACATGAAGTACACAGATGTGCGGTAGTATCCGCTCGAGTTTTCATGACTGTGGATGACAGGACAGAAACAATTTTAAAGATCTCACTCTTAAGTCTAAATATCAGACTTGTCTGTACAGACTTACATGAAGAGAACTCTCTCACTGATAAACAGCTCGACTGCAGACAGATTGCCAAACACCATGTTGATGACCAGAAAGAAGAACGCTCCTGTTCTGAAGAGAGAGAGCCAACACACTGTGTCTTGACAATGTCTTCATACAACGTTTTGTAATAACTACTTGAACATGTTggtgcccaaatgtatacacaagtaaggtgtgtgtacctgtcagtataaTTGCAGTGGAacttgatgttccaaatatggtaagaggtgttaaaTTTctatcacacgcttgcagtatttgaccaatcactatgcactggttaactggccaatcatagcgcACCCTGCTtctcagagcgatgagcttttttGCAAAAAATCAGCGAGTTTCAGTGAGGCGGAgcagagaggagatacaaacatgcacggtatgtgaaaaatacagcgttttagaccttaaatcatgtatacacattacattacatgttAAATAATCTCTAATATTCGTTTTaaccgtgtcatatgaccccttttgtGACACATTTCGGTGGCAGCAGCGAACATGAGGTAAAACACTTATAAGCAAACTTTATGAATCAGGAGAGGATCCGAAACAATTATACTTCAAATGAAATAGAATTTTTATCTTCCGACAAGTAATATTTGGACTTGGACAAGTGAATGACAAATTTACTTGTCCGAAGGACAACCACATGAAATGCTTATTGTCAATCCCTGACTTGTCACATGCCCTTGACCGGATAAGAAAGATGTGGTGTGAGGTGCTCACCTGTTCTGAAGCGCCTCGGGTAACGTGTGTGGAATCTGGTAGTAGATCAGTCCCACCAAAATACCAAAGAAAATGTTGAGGAACACTTGTGCATAGGAAGTCTGTGGATTCCGCAAGATGTTTCTTACAGTTCTTCCGCTGACTAACATAAGCTGCAACATGGACAAATGTTTTATCTCAAACGTTTCAAAGGTCAAGCATCATAGGTCATTGCTGTCATTATCTGTTTATACTCGCCCAGCGTATCTGCTTCTGGGTACCTGATAGTAGAAAGGTGTAGCGTAACAGGCCCTGTTACCCGTCTTGACCTCAGGATCCAGGTCATCTGACATCCGTGTAAGCTGGTCTATCACTTTCATAAAATAGGGAGACTGTCTGTACTTCACACTGAGATGATTCTCATGTTCCTGTGTCGCATCGCTGCTGCTTAACTTCTCTACAAACACATCAGTGACATAGTTAGATGAGTATAGAATAACAACAGAACACTCGATTTTCCAATTGTCACTGTCAgagaataaaagacaaaaacgatcaaatgtacacttctgaCCTTTTGGACGACTCAATTTTATTAGCCATTGTGTTAAACAGTTGTTTTAAGATCAGTGTTATGCCAGTTACCATTTCTGCGTACGAGTAATAATAccgaaatgtataaatgtgtgagatattttttgtttgtaccGTTGGTGGTATAAAATCTAATGATTTTCGTattcagcatgttaaacttCACAAAGAAATGgtcaaaattaaagtgaaaCTAAAATATAGAGAAAATAGACATAAAGAGAAAATATCTATCAGGCGACAACAGTGGTGCTCTAAGGGCTGAGCCACATACCGGTTCGTACCAAATACCagtttatatttttgatatgatattcattttttattttcattcatattcatattcgCATTACCGCTCGTAATTTACCGGTGTATGTCGCTCAATCAACGTGCAGAACTTGGCGCAGTGCGAAACCGTTTCAGTGGGGTCCTTTTGCACTGTTGCACTGTGACCGGCCATTCAAAcaggctgcgtccaaatacctcCACTTGCTGTCATTCCACTTGAaaacttgactactttcatgacgtaaTTCCTGTTTTTGGCACTAGTGTTTTAGTGGGCGTGAAGATCCAAAGTAAGCATGTAGTGTTTCTAACCCAATGAGACACTTAGCAAGTGGAAACATATAACgttaattaatgtggtgtttaGTGTGCATTAAGTGCACTGCCCTTTGGCActtttaagacattggacacaCTAGAACTCTTTTTCCTGTTGCATGCACGcgctctcaagtggccaagactgcaagtgggggtatttggacgcagccacAGAATGCGTCTTTCTATGCCGGGGCACTACTTTATCATAATGTTTCTATATAAAAACGGAGGCGTCTGGATGTTTGCATGCGTCTTGCTATATTAAATATacccacaaacaaacattttcaaaaaacgaTCATGTTCCCCTAATATCTGCTCAATATATGCAtataatatgatgtgttttaaGTTTGAACTGTTTCTCTTTATGCTATGATGAGAAATAAGGGTCAGTTAGGAGGATTGACAGCATGATCTGATCGCTTTTCTCTCACTTATTTAATTTAAGCCattgttttatgataaaaaatatgatttcaggaaATCACGAATCCATTGTGacaatgtaaaacacaacagacatatcacatgcatgttttaatggtATAATTGTtactattttgttttcaaatataaattttgGGTGGATGCTTCTAACTCTTGAAGTTGAGAGCACCAGTGCTTCTAAGGAAAAAAGTGAATTTTGAGCCCTGGtctctatttatttgcttaaatttTATGTATACAAGTTACCTTTGTATGATATTCACTTGTTAAAGAATTCTAAACTTTCCTGTTATGATAGGGGATACTGTCACTGTCACCATGACAGTATAAAAGGGCATTTTAAGTCAATCAACAGCACTTTCCTTTCTCAATCAGTAGAAAATG of Triplophysa dalaica isolate WHDGS20190420 chromosome 11, ASM1584641v1, whole genome shotgun sequence contains these proteins:
- the LOC130431860 gene encoding broad substrate specificity ATP-binding cassette transporter ABCG2-like, whose translation is MFEESVACFQAPGPTVTFQHLTYCVREREGMFSRKWVEKQVLKDVSGILNPGMNAIMGPTGSGKTSLLDVIAGRKDPKGLQSGRVLVDNNVVTSDLRLCSAYVVQNDILTGTLTVRENLAFSANLRLSLKEFSSSDKEMRVNSVIQELSLKDCADTKIGTLYLRGVSGGEKKRCSIGMELITFPSLLFLDEPTTGLDANTANSIMELLQKLSKKGKTVIFSIHQPRYSIFRQFDHLALMNKGEIIYAGSADKAIGYFEDLGYKCEPFNNPADFFLDVINGTIPSQNHTEKLSSSDATQEHENHLSVKYRQSPYFMKVIDQLTRMSDDLDPEVKTGNRACYATPFYYQLMLVSGRTVRNILRNPQTSYAQVFLNIFFGILVGLIYYQIPHTLPEALQNRTGAFFFLVINMVFGNLSAVELFISERVLFIHENSSGYYRTSVYFMSKVFADLLPNRILPVFIFSAIPYFMMGLKPDVEAFFLYCLTMSLISLSAVSLAFLVSASVGSFAMANILIAIPFVFMMVFGGFLVNLNSMLSWMSWLKWASMFRYGYNALAVNELKDQVFTSNFTTMTGEMYLDRQEIDYSTWGFWQNQVALAGIMCTCLILAYVQLRRINRWK